In Azospirillum ramasamyi, the following are encoded in one genomic region:
- the btsR gene encoding two-component system response regulator BtsR — MINVLIVDDEPLARKELRRVLSKAEDINVIGECSNAIDAIGVINREKPDVVFLDIQMPRVSGIEMLSMLDHEKMPHIVFLTAYDEYAVQAFEQHAFDYLLKPINQARLDKTLQRLRREREPQKIDQLPGANQLRQIPCFGQHHVHLVRMEDVEHVASGASGVYVVSTDGTERPTELPLHILQDRTPLLRCHRQYLVNTDCIEKINFLENGLAEIVTKRGHVIPVSRRFFPQVKERLGIL, encoded by the coding sequence ATGATCAACGTGCTTATCGTCGATGACGAACCGCTCGCCCGCAAGGAGCTTCGCCGCGTTCTCTCGAAGGCCGAGGATATCAACGTCATCGGGGAATGCAGCAACGCGATCGATGCCATCGGCGTGATCAACCGGGAAAAGCCGGACGTCGTGTTCCTGGACATCCAAATGCCGCGGGTGAGCGGCATCGAGATGCTGAGCATGCTCGACCACGAAAAGATGCCGCACATCGTCTTCCTGACGGCTTACGACGAGTATGCTGTGCAGGCGTTCGAACAGCATGCCTTCGATTACCTGCTGAAGCCGATCAACCAGGCCCGCCTCGACAAGACGCTGCAGCGCCTCCGCCGGGAGCGCGAACCGCAGAAGATCGACCAGCTTCCGGGGGCCAACCAGCTGCGCCAGATCCCCTGTTTCGGCCAGCACCATGTGCATCTGGTGCGCATGGAGGATGTCGAGCATGTGGCGTCCGGCGCCAGCGGCGTCTATGTGGTCTCCACCGACGGCACCGAACGGCCGACGGAGCTTCCCCTCCACATCCTTCAGGACCGCACGCCGTTGCTGCGCTGCCACCGGCAGTATCTGGTCAACACCGACTGCATCGAGAAGATCAACTTCCTTGAAAACGGCCTCGCGGAGATCGTCACGAAGCGCGGCCATGTGATCCCCGTGAGCCGGCGCTTCTTCCCCCAGGTCAAGGAGCGGCTCGGCATCCTGTGA
- a CDS encoding sensor histidine kinase, with protein sequence MLIDPVSLSLVLLQQMCVYLVVAYLLSRTKFFIPLTHVTIRPPHKLACYVIFSLFCMMGAILGMPVIQAIANTPAIGAVLGGLLGGPVVGVAVGITGGLYRYSLGGSFALAAALGIVAQGLLGGLMHRHLIRKGKVRTLFDPVKAGALTFVGVVIELLIDLAVARPFDQTLEIVLLIAVPELIANTLGAAMFIGILLDRRALIERQSSLFSAKALAIAARADGVLRRGFNQENSMTVARIIYEETGVGAVAITDREKILAFIGVGDDHHLPGTRISSTSTLDAIANNEVIYADGNEVAYQCSISPTCPLGASLVIPLVGEDSHVIGTIKLYEPKTKLFSTINRTLGEGIAKLLSSQILAGRYEEQKAMLAQAEIKLLHAQVNPHFLFNALNTIAAVTCDEPEKARDLIGDLSTFFRMNLKRPSQIAPLSEEIEHVSAYLQIELARFSDRLSVDIDVPENLGRVRLPAFTLQPVVENAIKHGTSQLLRPGHVSIKARQEGEVLVVDVEDNAGLYEPKKPKGQGLGMSLVDRRIKNYFGPSYGVNVEFERDVFTRITIRVPLEATSK encoded by the coding sequence ATGCTGATTGATCCTGTGAGCCTGTCACTCGTGCTTCTCCAGCAGATGTGCGTCTATCTGGTGGTGGCCTATCTCCTCAGCAGGACGAAGTTCTTCATCCCGCTTACCCATGTGACGATCCGGCCGCCGCACAAGCTGGCCTGCTACGTCATCTTCTCGCTGTTCTGCATGATGGGAGCGATCCTCGGCATGCCGGTGATCCAGGCCATCGCCAACACGCCGGCGATCGGCGCGGTGCTCGGCGGGCTTCTCGGCGGGCCGGTGGTCGGCGTCGCGGTGGGAATTACCGGGGGGCTGTACCGCTATTCGCTGGGTGGTTCCTTCGCGCTCGCCGCCGCCCTCGGCATCGTCGCGCAAGGCCTGCTGGGCGGCCTGATGCATCGCCACCTCATCCGGAAAGGCAAGGTCCGCACCCTGTTCGATCCGGTCAAGGCCGGCGCCCTGACCTTCGTCGGCGTCGTGATCGAACTGCTGATCGACCTCGCGGTGGCGCGTCCCTTCGACCAGACGCTGGAGATCGTCCTGTTGATCGCGGTGCCGGAACTGATCGCCAACACGCTGGGCGCGGCGATGTTCATCGGCATCCTGCTCGACCGCCGGGCATTGATCGAACGGCAGTCCAGCCTGTTTTCCGCCAAGGCGCTGGCCATCGCCGCGCGGGCCGACGGCGTGCTGCGCCGGGGCTTCAACCAGGAAAACAGCATGACCGTCGCCAGGATCATCTATGAGGAAACCGGGGTGGGCGCCGTCGCCATCACCGACCGCGAGAAGATCCTCGCCTTCATCGGCGTCGGCGACGACCACCACCTGCCCGGCACGCGGATTTCCTCGACGAGCACGCTGGACGCCATCGCCAACAACGAGGTCATCTATGCCGACGGCAACGAGGTGGCCTATCAGTGCTCGATCAGCCCGACCTGCCCGCTGGGGGCGTCGCTGGTCATCCCGCTGGTCGGCGAGGACAGCCACGTCATCGGCACGATCAAGCTGTACGAACCCAAGACCAAGCTGTTCTCCACCATCAACCGCACGCTGGGCGAAGGCATCGCCAAGCTGCTGTCGAGCCAGATCCTCGCCGGCCGCTACGAAGAGCAGAAGGCGATGCTGGCGCAGGCGGAGATCAAGCTTCTGCACGCCCAGGTGAACCCGCATTTCCTGTTCAACGCGCTGAACACCATCGCCGCCGTCACCTGCGACGAACCGGAAAAGGCCCGCGACCTGATCGGCGACCTGTCCACCTTCTTCCGCATGAACCTGAAGCGCCCGAGCCAAATCGCCCCGCTGTCGGAGGAGATCGAGCATGTGAGCGCCTATCTGCAGATCGAACTCGCGCGCTTTTCCGACCGCCTGTCGGTGGACATCGACGTTCCCGAAAACCTGGGCCGGGTGCGGCTGCCTGCCTTCACGCTTCAGCCGGTGGTGGAAAACGCCATAAAGCATGGCACTTCGCAGTTGCTCAGGCCCGGGCATGTTTCCATTAAGGCCCGACAGGAGGGCGAAGTTCTCGTTGTCGATGTCGAAGACAATGCCGGTCTGTACGAACCAAAAAAACCGAAGGGTCAGGGGCTCGGAATGAGTCTGGTCGACCGCCGCATCAAGAACTATTTTGGTCCTTCATACGGTGTTAACGTTGAGTTCGAGCGGGATGTATTCACCCGCATCACGATCCGGGTTCCTTTGGAGGCCACTTCCAAATGA